Proteins co-encoded in one Poecilia reticulata strain Guanapo unplaced genomic scaffold, Guppy_female_1.0+MT scaffold_212, whole genome shotgun sequence genomic window:
- the LOC103460238 gene encoding suppressor of tumorigenicity 14 protein-like isoform X2, whose translation MVAYYESEFELPVVQLSSLDEAMXSLEVTGGQRGRLLRPDPVLRVSSVSSGALDPRLTRTNMSEKAPIGVHVRKNXHIDSPGFPNAPYAPNMAQKWRLRADPGHRVRLDFHTLILEDDCEQDFIQIYDSLAPIRPRLLTEQCGYPQGSLAFVSSGNVMLLMLVTSQDKNFPGFRVFYSQVPAAGGDCGGTLSGERGSFSSPFFPANYPPKADCSWTLQVPEGRFVKVQFQTFAVGKDGSPCLHDYVTIDEKRLCGSQSESSVFISQNNKMSVGFRSDRGLVYPGFRARYEAFVPTDPCPGKFRCGTNLCINTMLRCDGFNDCGDNSDEIDCTCAPMQMKCKNNICKAKFWMCDGVDDCGDNSDEDGCGKCGAAEFSCRNSRCVSNALRCDGRDDCGDGSDESTCQKSLQLPCSDLTFRCRSGRCISKLNPECDDTPDCEDGSDEDDCDCGVPPYRSLRIVGGQASREGEWPWQVSLHFRGQGHTCGASVLSRRWLLTAAHCVQDEYAAADRWDAWLGLHAQGQSNRWTEQRKVKRIVVHPDYDRVSLDGDIALMELEPDLVLNQNIWPVCLPSAAHHFPAGQEAWITGWGATVEGGAGARVLQKARVRIINSTVCRTLLRDPLSDRMLCAGVLAGGVDACQGDSGGLLAVTDPSGRVFVAGVVSWGEGCALRNKPGVYTRVTRFRNWIRDQTGV comes from the exons ATGGTGGCGTATTACGAGTCCGAGTTTGAGCTTCCGGTCGTCCAGCTGTCCTCCCTGGACGAAGCCATGAYGTCTCTGGAGGTGACAGGAGGTCAGCGTGGACGGCTGCTGAGACCCGACCCGGTGCTGAGGGTCAGCAGTGTCTCGTCTGGAG CTCTGGACCCCCGGCTGACCAGGACCAACATGTCTG AGAAAGCCCCAATCGGCGTCCACGTGAGGAAGAACRGCCACATCGATTCTCCCGGGTTCCCCAACGCCCCCTACGCCCCCAACATGGCCCAGAAGTGGCGGCTCCGAGCCGACCCGGGTCACCGAGTCCGCTTGGACTTCCACACCCTGATCCTGGAGGACGACTGTGAGCAGGACTTCATCCAGATCTACGACTCGCTGGCTCCCATCCGACCCCGCCTCCTCACTGA GCAGTGTGGATACCCGCAAGGCTCCCTGGCCTTCGTGTCGTCTGGGAACGTCATGCTGCTGATGCTGGTCACCAGTCAGGACAAGAACTTCCCCGGATTCAGAGTCTTCTACTCCCAGGTTCCTGCAGCCGGCGGAG ATTGCGGCGGGACGCTGAGCGGAGAACGAGGTTCGTTCTCCTCGCCGTTTTTCCCGGCCAACTATCCTCCCAAAGCCGACTGCAGCTGGACCCTCCAG GTTCCTGAGGGAAGGTTTGTGAAGGTCCAGTTCCAGACGTTTGCTGTAGGGAAGGACGGATCGCCGTGTCTCCATGATTACGTGACGATTGACGAGAAAAG ATTGtgtggcagccaatcagaatcctCCGTCTTCATCAGCCAGAACAACAAGATGAGCGTCGGCTTCAGGTCGGACCGGGGGCTCGTCTACCCGGGCTTCAGGGCCCGGTACGAGGCCTTCGTCCCCACCGACC CTTGTCCTGGGAAGTTCAGGTGTGGCACCAACCTGTGCATCAACACGATGCTCCGCTGCGACGGCTTCAACGACTGCGGCGACAACAGCGATGAGATCGACTGCA CCTGCGCGCCGATGCAGATGAAGTGTAAGAACAACATCTGCAAGGCAAAGTTCTGGATGTGTGACGGCGTGGACGACTGCGGCGATAACTCTGACGAAGATGGTTGCG gGAAATGCGGCGCCGCAGAGTTCTCCTGCAGGAACAGCCGCTGCGTCTCCAACGCGCTGCGATGCGACGGCAGAGACGACTGCGGCGACGGCTCCGACGAGTCCACATGTCAGAAAT cgctgcagctgcCCTGCTCTGATCTCACCTTCCGCTGCCGCAGCGGCCGCTGCATCAGCAAGCTGAACCCGGAGTGTGACGACACGCCGGACTGCGAGGACGGCTCGGACGAGGACGACTGTG acTGCGGCGTGCCGCCGTACCGCAGCCTCCGCATCGTGGGCGGTCAGGCGTCCAGGGAGGGGGAGTGGCCCTGGCAGGTTAGCCTCCACTTCAGAGGTCAAGGTCACACCTGTGGAGCCTCGGTGCTGAGCCGCCGCTGGCTGCTGACCGCCGCCCACTGCGTCCAGGACGA GTACGCTGCGGCGGACCGATGGGACGCCTGGCTGGGGCTGCACGCGCAGGGCCAGAGCAACCGCTGGACGGAGCAGCGGAAGGTGAAGCGGATCGTGGTCCACCCGGACTACGACCGAGTCAGCCTGGACGGCGACATCGCCCTGATGGAGCTGGAACCGGACCTGGTTCTGAACCAGAACATCTGGCCCGTCTGCCTGCCGTCTGCCGCACACCACTTCCCGGCCGGCCAGGAGGCCTGGATCACCGGCTGGGGCGCCACGGTGGAGGGAG GTGCTGGCGCCAGGGTTCTGCAGAAAGCCCGGGTCCGGATCATCAACAGCACCGTGTGTCGGACTCTGCTGCGGGACCCGCTCAGCGACCGGATGCTGTGCGCTGGGGTGCTGGCCGGAGGCGTGGACGCCTGTCAG GGCGATTCGGGCGGACTGCTAGCCGTCACCGACCCCAGTGGGCGGGTCTTCGTGGCGGGCGTGGTCAGCTGGGGCGAAGGCTGCGCCCTCAGGAACAAACCCGGCGTCTACACCCGGGTCACCCGGTTCCGGAACTGGATCAGGGACCAGACGGGAGTCTGA
- the LOC103460238 gene encoding suppressor of tumorigenicity 14 protein-like isoform X1: MGNASCLMVSVFQLQQIYSQNSVLAKFYRDSAVQAFSEGDGQPDGMVAYYESEFELPVVQLSSLDEAMXSLEVTGGQRGRLLRPDPVLRVSSVSSGALDPRLTRTNMSEKAPIGVHVRKNXHIDSPGFPNAPYAPNMAQKWRLRADPGHRVRLDFHTLILEDDCEQDFIQIYDSLAPIRPRLLTEQCGYPQGSLAFVSSGNVMLLMLVTSQDKNFPGFRVFYSQVPAAGGDCGGTLSGERGSFSSPFFPANYPPKADCSWTLQVPEGRFVKVQFQTFAVGKDGSPCLHDYVTIDEKRLCGSQSESSVFISQNNKMSVGFRSDRGLVYPGFRARYEAFVPTDPCPGKFRCGTNLCINTMLRCDGFNDCGDNSDEIDCTCAPMQMKCKNNICKAKFWMCDGVDDCGDNSDEDGCGKCGAAEFSCRNSRCVSNALRCDGRDDCGDGSDESTCQKSLQLPCSDLTFRCRSGRCISKLNPECDDTPDCEDGSDEDDCDCGVPPYRSLRIVGGQASREGEWPWQVSLHFRGQGHTCGASVLSRRWLLTAAHCVQDEYAAADRWDAWLGLHAQGQSNRWTEQRKVKRIVVHPDYDRVSLDGDIALMELEPDLVLNQNIWPVCLPSAAHHFPAGQEAWITGWGATVEGGAGARVLQKARVRIINSTVCRTLLRDPLSDRMLCAGVLAGGVDACQGDSGGLLAVTDPSGRVFVAGVVSWGEGCALRNKPGVYTRVTRFRNWIRDQTGV, encoded by the exons GGTGCAGGCTTTCAG TGAAGGGGACGGCCAGCCGGACGGCATGGTGGCGTATTACGAGTCCGAGTTTGAGCTTCCGGTCGTCCAGCTGTCCTCCCTGGACGAAGCCATGAYGTCTCTGGAGGTGACAGGAGGTCAGCGTGGACGGCTGCTGAGACCCGACCCGGTGCTGAGGGTCAGCAGTGTCTCGTCTGGAG CTCTGGACCCCCGGCTGACCAGGACCAACATGTCTG AGAAAGCCCCAATCGGCGTCCACGTGAGGAAGAACRGCCACATCGATTCTCCCGGGTTCCCCAACGCCCCCTACGCCCCCAACATGGCCCAGAAGTGGCGGCTCCGAGCCGACCCGGGTCACCGAGTCCGCTTGGACTTCCACACCCTGATCCTGGAGGACGACTGTGAGCAGGACTTCATCCAGATCTACGACTCGCTGGCTCCCATCCGACCCCGCCTCCTCACTGA GCAGTGTGGATACCCGCAAGGCTCCCTGGCCTTCGTGTCGTCTGGGAACGTCATGCTGCTGATGCTGGTCACCAGTCAGGACAAGAACTTCCCCGGATTCAGAGTCTTCTACTCCCAGGTTCCTGCAGCCGGCGGAG ATTGCGGCGGGACGCTGAGCGGAGAACGAGGTTCGTTCTCCTCGCCGTTTTTCCCGGCCAACTATCCTCCCAAAGCCGACTGCAGCTGGACCCTCCAG GTTCCTGAGGGAAGGTTTGTGAAGGTCCAGTTCCAGACGTTTGCTGTAGGGAAGGACGGATCGCCGTGTCTCCATGATTACGTGACGATTGACGAGAAAAG ATTGtgtggcagccaatcagaatcctCCGTCTTCATCAGCCAGAACAACAAGATGAGCGTCGGCTTCAGGTCGGACCGGGGGCTCGTCTACCCGGGCTTCAGGGCCCGGTACGAGGCCTTCGTCCCCACCGACC CTTGTCCTGGGAAGTTCAGGTGTGGCACCAACCTGTGCATCAACACGATGCTCCGCTGCGACGGCTTCAACGACTGCGGCGACAACAGCGATGAGATCGACTGCA CCTGCGCGCCGATGCAGATGAAGTGTAAGAACAACATCTGCAAGGCAAAGTTCTGGATGTGTGACGGCGTGGACGACTGCGGCGATAACTCTGACGAAGATGGTTGCG gGAAATGCGGCGCCGCAGAGTTCTCCTGCAGGAACAGCCGCTGCGTCTCCAACGCGCTGCGATGCGACGGCAGAGACGACTGCGGCGACGGCTCCGACGAGTCCACATGTCAGAAAT cgctgcagctgcCCTGCTCTGATCTCACCTTCCGCTGCCGCAGCGGCCGCTGCATCAGCAAGCTGAACCCGGAGTGTGACGACACGCCGGACTGCGAGGACGGCTCGGACGAGGACGACTGTG acTGCGGCGTGCCGCCGTACCGCAGCCTCCGCATCGTGGGCGGTCAGGCGTCCAGGGAGGGGGAGTGGCCCTGGCAGGTTAGCCTCCACTTCAGAGGTCAAGGTCACACCTGTGGAGCCTCGGTGCTGAGCCGCCGCTGGCTGCTGACCGCCGCCCACTGCGTCCAGGACGA GTACGCTGCGGCGGACCGATGGGACGCCTGGCTGGGGCTGCACGCGCAGGGCCAGAGCAACCGCTGGACGGAGCAGCGGAAGGTGAAGCGGATCGTGGTCCACCCGGACTACGACCGAGTCAGCCTGGACGGCGACATCGCCCTGATGGAGCTGGAACCGGACCTGGTTCTGAACCAGAACATCTGGCCCGTCTGCCTGCCGTCTGCCGCACACCACTTCCCGGCCGGCCAGGAGGCCTGGATCACCGGCTGGGGCGCCACGGTGGAGGGAG GTGCTGGCGCCAGGGTTCTGCAGAAAGCCCGGGTCCGGATCATCAACAGCACCGTGTGTCGGACTCTGCTGCGGGACCCGCTCAGCGACCGGATGCTGTGCGCTGGGGTGCTGGCCGGAGGCGTGGACGCCTGTCAG GGCGATTCGGGCGGACTGCTAGCCGTCACCGACCCCAGTGGGCGGGTCTTCGTGGCGGGCGTGGTCAGCTGGGGCGAAGGCTGCGCCCTCAGGAACAAACCCGGCGTCTACACCCGGGTCACCCGGTTCCGGAACTGGATCAGGGACCAGACGGGAGTCTGA